The following proteins are encoded in a genomic region of Montipora foliosa isolate CH-2021 chromosome 8, ASM3666993v2, whole genome shotgun sequence:
- the LOC137968555 gene encoding uncharacterized protein has product MKFPSFLWWDQGDTTKEPNEYRMTVHLFGATSSPGCANLALRTAADDGKDDLGVEAASFIKENFYVDDGLKSVPTVPEAIKLIKNGTEMCVRGSFRLHKFTSNSKEVVESIREALLAKGIKDIDLNCDLLPPERVLGVEWNIENDAFKFRITLKDKPLTRRGILSTVSSVYDPLGFAAPFLLRGKRILQLLCKENLGWDDAIPDELRMQWEMWRNELPLLEMIEVPRCFNLKGMNNLKKIELHHFSDASTEGYGQCSYLRLVDKSEEVSCSLVMGKACVTPLKPITIPRLELTAAVVSVKVSDMLSRELKYGELEEVFWTDSKVVQAYIQNDARRFHTFVANRVQQIRERTVPEQWHYVDGKNNPADDASRGLGPKDLLHSSRWLQGPSFLWEHRGNWNDVGKGEAEPLQLDDKEVKKASSLVTSVSNKEQFATLLQRLEYFSSWFRAKRAVAVCLRYRRILLDQVRGKQMTTGGVKTRSAARKYNSVSVEELHAAEQEIIRHMQNEAFKEEISKLKNPITRGEAKGSSPLSHLDPFLDPNNLVRIGGRIRQASVSQDIKHPVVLPGQGRTSKILANHYHEKALHQGKGITLNEIRSSGFWIIALLAFYIKVKRILVSLASFIDKTTTW; this is encoded by the coding sequence ATGAAGTTTCCAAGCTTTCTCTGGTGGGACCAAGGAGACACCACTAAGGAACCCAATGAATATCGAATGACTGTACACCTGTTTGGTGCTACTTCGTCCCCTGGATGTGCAAATCTAGCACTACGAACTGCCGctgatgatggcaaagacgACCTGGGAGTTGAAGCAGCCTCTTTCATTAAGGAAAATTTTTATGTTGACGATGGTTTGAAGTCAGTCCCAACTGTACCAGAAGCTATCAAACTGATCAAGAACGGGACCGAGATGTGCGTGAGAGGCAGCTTCAGacttcacaaattcacgtcaaaCAGCAAAGAGGTTGTCGAGTCCATACGCGAAGCGTTACTTGCAAAGGGGATCAAAGACATTGACTTGAACTGCGACCTGCTTCCTCCTGAGCGCGTACTTGGTGTGGAATGGAACATTGAAAACGATGCTTTCAAGTTCCGCATCACCCTGAAAGACAAACCACTGACGAGGCGTGGCATCCTTTCGACAGTTAGCTCAGTCTACGACCCGCTTGGCTTTGCTGCCCCCTTTCTGCTTCGAGGAAAAAGAATATTGCAGCTGCTATGCAAGGAAAACTTAGGCTGGGACGATGCTATACCCGATGAACTACGAATGCAGTGGGAGATGTGGAGAAATGAACTTCCTCTATTAGAGATGATAGAAGTTCCAAGATGTTTTAATCTAAAGGGAATGAACAACCTTAAGAAGATCGAGCTACATCACTTCTCGGATGCTAGCACAGAGGGATATGGTCAGTGTTCTTACCTCCGTTTGGTAGACAAGAGTGAAGAAGTAAGCTGCTCACTGGTGATGGGGAAAGCTTGTGTGACTCCTTTAAAGCCAATCACTATACCGCGCCTTGAGCTAACAGCCGCTGTGGTGTCCGTCAAAGTTAGCGACATGCTAAGCCGAGAACTTAAATACGGCGAATTAGAGGAAGTGTTCTGGACCGATAGTAAAGTGGTCCAGGCATACATCCAGAATGATGCACGTCGCTTCCATACGTTTGTTGCGAACCGAGTGCAGCAAATTAGGGAGCGGACCGTACCAGAACAGTGGCATTACGTTGACGGAAAAAACAACCCCGCTGATGACGCCTCTCGTGGTCTAGGTCCCAAAGACCTCCTTCACTCTTCAAGATGGTTACAAGGACCTTCCTTTCTGTGGGAACACCGTGGTAACTGGAATGACGTTGGTAAAGGTGAAGCCGAACCCCTTCAGCTAGACGACAAAGAAGTGAAGAAAGCATCATCCTTAGTCACGAGTGTTTCGAACAAGGAACAATTCGCGACCTTGCTTCAACGCCTGGAATACTTTTCAAGCTGGTTTAGGGCGAAGCGCGCTGTAGCAGTGTGTTTGCGGTATCGAAGAATCCTACTGGATCAAGTTCGTGGAAAGCAGATGACTACAGGAGGAGTTAAAACAAGATCCGCAGCACGCAAGTATAACTCAGTAAGTGTGGAAGAGTTACATGCAGCAGAGCAAGAAATAATCAGACACATGCAAAATGAAGCCTTTAAGGAAGAAATAAGTAAACTGAAGAACCCGATCACAAGAGGAGAAGCAAAGGGATCGAGCCCACTCTCTCATCTAGATCCGTTCCTAGATCCTAATAACCTGGTGAGAATTGGTGGTCGCATCAGACAAGCAAGCGTGTCCCAAGACATAAAGCACCCTGTTGTCCTACCTGGTCAAGGACGCACAAGCAAGATCCTAGCCAATCACTACCATGAGAAAGCTCTACACCAAGGAAAGGGGATCACCCTCAATGAGATCCGCTCATCAGGTTTCTGGATCATAGCCTTGTTGGCTTTTTACATTAAAGTCAAGAGAATCTTAGTTTCTCTTGCATCGTTTATTGACAAAACTACAACATGGTGA